The genome window AGGTTTTTATTTTGACAGGATTATTTTCTTGTTAATTACCTCATCACTAGTAATTAAACGAACGATATAAATGCCGTTGGGTTGGCTGCTCAGGTCAATTTGGTAGTTTTTTTGAAGGATTGGAGCTTCTAAAACCACATAAATTTCCTTTCCAAAGATATCATAAACAGCAATTTTTATACTTTTCTTATTATTTAAGCTGACTTCTAAATTAAATATGCCATTTGTTGCATTGGGATTTGTCGAATCTTGCAAAATAATCAACTTTATTTTGTTTGTCGGATGATGATTTACAACCCCATAATTGTCATACTATTCGTTTATCTCCTTATCAACATTTTCTATCTAAATATATTGTCTATAAATTATATAAAACACATATAATGAATGCCAGCTTATTAATAGCTGTATATCCTGCTGTATTTGGGTAGTTTGATAAATTAAATCTTAGCAAGGATTGAAGACTTAATCTAACTTTTTGTGATATGATATGCTCTACACCTAAACCCAATTCAGGTGCTAAGTCTAGTAATTTAAATTTATTATCATTAATTGTTATCTCTTTTGTATCATTATCATATAGGTAGGTATTTATTGAGAATATTTGGAAAATGGTATTGGCTCCTGCGAATATGTAGGGGACTAACTGTGAATTGTCATTTTGTATTTTAAATCTTATATTTAATGGTATTTCTAATAAATTTAAATTCTGTTTGATTAATAATGGGTATTTAATTAATTCATCATTTTCAGTATAAACTCCAAAAAACCGTAAATTAGGTTTATAAATTTTTAATGAATAATTAAGACCAAACGTTAAGGATAACCTTTTAGATAAGCTTAATTCAGAAATCAAACCAATCGTATAGCCAAAATTAACTTTATTTATTTTCTTTTTTTTCCCCCATCTATTATAGAAATTAAGATCAGGGGAAATATAGATACCAGCAAAATATTTTGATTTTTGTGTAGTATCAGGATCTGATTGTGCATAACTCAACAGGCTTGTAATAAATAAAATAACCAAAATTAAGATGGTTTTGTTTGTATGGATAGTTTTATTCAACCTTAATGATTTCTTTATTTATTTGATAATTGCCTGCCTGAAAGGTACAGATATATAGGCCTGATGGTAAATCTGAAATGTCTAACGATTTATTATATACCCCTCTCTGATATTGTTGGTTATCAATGATCTTAACTATTTCCTGGCCAAAAGAATTATATAAAATCAATGAAACCTCAGAAGGCTGACTTAAATAATAATCAATTATAATGGTTTTTGAAAAGGGATTGGGATAAATAAAAAACAGAGAACCTGTTTGATCTAAAGTCAACTGTAGGTTTTCTTGCTCATCCTCTACTATCTGTAATGTTTCAATAGATTGATTAGATGTATCTGAGTATCTACCTGGTGAACCTCCTATTGCTCCACAACCAATATATGCACGAAAACTGGAGCCACTTCTAAAACCATCTGTTAATCTAACAACTCTACCTGCACGAAATTCAACATTAGCCCCGCTGTTAATTTGAGTACCTGATATCAAGGTATTCTCAGCGATTATTCGCTTAATATTACCAGGTAAAGTTTTTACAGCTACTTGAAAATTTCCTACAAAACTGAATGTTTGATTGGTTAAAGGTGGGATTAATCCTCCCCCAAATGTAACTGATTTAAAATCACTATTGGGACAATTACAAT of Cytophagales bacterium contains these proteins:
- a CDS encoding T9SS type A sorting domain-containing protein produces the protein MKILFSHIKIKLNPLGIFFSIAFSLLFLFISLIDVEAGRRRNINSYSGTEIEELKDLILDYLNTTIINNHVNNAPHGTGLIVFLNWHRDYVLGLENWLISQGQLQYVPLPKWDPSTPIPWEFFRRNSIEPGFRCSFLNSSCFDDRTPGGDFARFQDNRICDYSDSDAFASDLEDEHNPVHTAIGHVMGGFNSPAAAIFWLWHAWLDDIYWDWNCNCPNSDFKSVTFGGGLIPPLTNQTFSFVGNFQVAVKTLPGNIKRIIAENTLISGTQINSGANVEFRAGRVVRLTDGFRSGSSFRAYIGCGAIGGSPGRYSDTSNQSIETLQIVEDEQENLQLTLDQTGSLFFIYPNPFSKTIIIDYYLSQPSEVSLILYNSFGQEIVKIIDNQQYQRGVYNKSLDISDLPSGLYICTFQAGNYQINKEIIKVE
- a CDS encoding T9SS type A sorting domain-containing protein; this encodes MKLIILQDSTNPNATNGIFNLEVSLNNKKSIKIAVYDIFGKEIYVVLEAPILQKNYQIDLSSQPNGIYIVRLITSDEVINKKIILSK
- a CDS encoding PorT family protein, yielding MKKSLRLNKTIHTNKTILILVILFITSLLSYAQSDPDTTQKSKYFAGIYISPDLNFYNRWGKKKKINKVNFGYTIGLISELSLSKRLSLTFGLNYSLKIYKPNLRFFGVYTENDELIKYPLLIKQNLNLLEIPLNIRFKIQNDNSQLVPYIFAGANTIFQIFSINTYLYDNDTKEITINDNKFKLLDLAPELGLGVEHIISQKVRLSLQSLLRFNLSNYPNTAGYTAINKLAFIICVLYNL